The Paucidesulfovibrio gracilis DSM 16080 genome has a window encoding:
- a CDS encoding MerR family transcriptional regulator produces the protein MTRKKLLSVAEISRQLDVPESTVHYWKNRFAQYLPSVGQNRQKRFKPEAVEIFADIARMLKEGYTAKDVMDQLAGTCAITPQAEQPQAEASAYASNAPATQSFSPDQIAQLAQAIGLEIGRSISNALRDVPQSSDAQAGESGSRHDPHQTEEDMLMVRTELDRTCALVEGQHEELDELREENRELREKLQVMESELVRLRKDRRELEKYLLDKIRKVTT, from the coding sequence GTGACCAGGAAGAAACTGCTTTCCGTGGCCGAAATTTCGCGGCAGCTCGATGTGCCCGAATCCACTGTGCATTACTGGAAAAACCGCTTCGCCCAGTACCTGCCCAGCGTGGGACAAAACCGGCAAAAACGATTCAAACCCGAAGCCGTGGAAATTTTTGCGGACATCGCCCGCATGCTCAAGGAAGGGTACACGGCCAAGGATGTCATGGATCAGCTGGCTGGTACCTGCGCCATAACCCCCCAGGCGGAACAGCCCCAGGCCGAGGCTTCGGCCTATGCATCCAACGCCCCCGCCACACAATCCTTCTCCCCGGACCAAATTGCGCAATTGGCCCAGGCCATCGGCCTGGAAATCGGTCGATCCATCAGCAACGCCCTGCGTGACGTGCCGCAATCCTCGGACGCTCAGGCAGGCGAAAGCGGCTCCCGGCACGATCCGCACCAGACCGAGGAAGACATGCTCATGGTCCGCACCGAGCTGGACCGCACCTGCGCACTGGTGGAAGGCCAGCACGAAGAACTGGACGAATTGCGCGAGGAAAACCGTGAACTGCGCGAAAAACTCCAGGTTATGGAATCCGAACTCGTGCGCCTGCGCAAGGATCGCCGGGAACTGGAGAAGTATCTTCTTGACAAGATACGGAAAGTGACTACCTGA